One genomic window of Campylobacter fetus subsp. fetus includes the following:
- a CDS encoding SLC13 family permease, which produces MANPNIPVDKKTSTVQIIGLFGGILAALLVYYMMPSSAGDIANAAANGKKLNIEGLPIVAAVAVLMGIWWMSEAIALPATALLPMVLFPLLGVDSFKSAAAPYASDTIYLFMGGFVLALAMQKWNLHTRIALGIVLLIGTSPRRLVAGFMVATGFMSMWVSNTATAVMMLPVGLSVLHLVSKLTTGKDDGTVEGDMRHLDEIARKGTQGGIASAVIHKGKDIVEEVKARTSSFTSNFGIALMLGIAYAASIGSLGTIIGTPPNALLVAHMKNEFGVEIGFGQWMIMGVPLAVTMLAICWAILVYWLFPPEIDEIPGGKEIIHEEYKKLGNMSSAEWLVGSVFISAALCWIFLGFILKAYGIKVGSLDTIVAMSVAVLLFIIPANKSGERLIDWDSAKKLPWDILILFGGGLALSAQFSKTGLSLWIGHQVSALGTMPILAVIVAVTALVIFLTEITSNTATAAAFLPVIAGVAIGLGYEGSNVMLFTVPVALAATCAFMLPVATPPNAIAYGSGYVRISDMIKAGLWLNIVGIFLITLTVMFLTTTVFGLKI; this is translated from the coding sequence ATGGCAAATCCAAACATTCCTGTGGATAAAAAGACCAGTACCGTTCAGATTATCGGTCTTTTTGGTGGTATTTTGGCTGCTCTTTTGGTGTATTATATGATGCCAAGTAGTGCTGGAGATATAGCAAACGCCGCTGCAAACGGCAAAAAGTTAAATATAGAAGGTCTTCCTATAGTAGCTGCTGTGGCTGTGCTGATGGGTATATGGTGGATGAGCGAGGCTATAGCACTTCCTGCTACTGCTCTTTTGCCTATGGTTTTGTTTCCGCTTTTAGGTGTCGATAGCTTTAAATCAGCTGCGGCTCCGTACGCTTCAGATACTATATATCTGTTTATGGGTGGGTTCGTTTTAGCTCTTGCTATGCAAAAGTGGAATCTGCATACTAGGATAGCTCTTGGTATTGTGTTACTAATCGGAACAAGTCCGCGCCGTTTGGTTGCTGGATTTATGGTGGCGACCGGATTCATGTCTATGTGGGTTAGCAACACTGCGACCGCGGTTATGATGCTTCCAGTAGGACTTTCTGTTTTGCACTTAGTCAGTAAACTTACTACCGGTAAGGATGACGGTACAGTGGAGGGCGATATGAGACATCTTGATGAGATAGCTCGTAAAGGCACTCAAGGCGGTATAGCAAGTGCTGTGATCCATAAAGGTAAAGATATAGTAGAAGAAGTAAAAGCAAGAACAAGCTCATTTACTTCAAATTTCGGCATTGCCTTAATGCTCGGTATCGCTTACGCCGCTTCTATCGGCTCTCTTGGTACTATCATAGGAACTCCGCCAAATGCACTTCTTGTAGCTCATATGAAAAACGAATTCGGCGTAGAGATTGGTTTTGGCCAGTGGATGATAATGGGCGTTCCTTTAGCCGTAACTATGCTTGCTATTTGTTGGGCTATACTTGTTTATTGGTTATTTCCGCCTGAGATAGACGAGATACCAGGAGGTAAAGAAATCATTCATGAAGAGTACAAAAAACTCGGAAATATGAGCAGCGCTGAGTGGCTAGTAGGTAGCGTGTTCATATCTGCTGCGCTTTGCTGGATATTTCTTGGTTTTATACTAAAAGCATATGGGATAAAAGTAGGCAGTCTTGATACGATCGTCGCTATGAGCGTCGCTGTATTGCTTTTTATCATTCCTGCAAACAAAAGCGGAGAGAGACTTATAGACTGGGATAGCGCTAAGAAACTTCCGTGGGATATCCTTATATTATTCGGTGGAGGTCTTGCACTTTCTGCTCAATTTAGCAAAACAGGATTATCTTTATGGATAGGACATCAAGTTTCGGCTTTAGGAACTATGCCTATACTTGCTGTTATAGTGGCAGTTACCGCTCTTGTTATATTCTTAACAGAGATCACTTCAAATACCGCTACTGCAGCGGCGTTCTTGCCGGTTATAGCCGGGGTTGCTATAGGTTTAGGATATGAGGGAAGCAATGTTATGCTATTTACGGTGCCTGTTGCTTTAGCCGCTACTTGTGCATTTATGCTACCTGTCGCGACTCCGCCAAATGCTATAGCTTACGGCTCGGGATACGTGAGGATCAGCGATATGATAAAAGCTGGATTATGGTTAAATATAGTAGGTATATTCTTGATAACTCTTACTGTTATGTTCTTGACTACGACTGTATTTGGTCTAAAGATTTAA
- a CDS encoding sulfite exporter TauE/SafE family protein, producing the protein MSEFLLLSFFGIFVGFASGFFGIGGGGIIVSVLVFLGYDIKYAIGISVMQMIFSSLFGSYINYKKGMFKFGEGFYVGIGGIFGAFLSGFIVKYTPSLWLECMFASLLFIMIIKAFIKKSFASEEKKLSKPILIIIGIFVGIMGVSVGIGGGMLISLIFFGFLGYDIKKAVSMGLFFVVFAGVSGFISLSINGLVDYYHGFALGIGALIGVYFGTNASIKIDRTKQKRLNLGFNMTLFLLTIKKIFLG; encoded by the coding sequence ATGAGTGAGTTTTTGCTACTTAGCTTTTTTGGTATTTTTGTAGGATTCGCGTCTGGATTTTTCGGGATCGGCGGCGGCGGAATTATCGTAAGCGTACTTGTATTTTTAGGATACGATATCAAATACGCGATTGGCATATCAGTCATGCAGATGATATTTAGCTCACTTTTTGGTTCATATATCAACTATAAAAAAGGTATGTTTAAATTTGGAGAAGGATTTTACGTAGGAATCGGCGGTATATTTGGTGCATTTTTAAGCGGATTTATAGTCAAATACACCCCATCTTTATGGCTAGAATGTATGTTCGCTAGTCTGCTTTTCATTATGATCATAAAGGCTTTTATTAAAAAAAGTTTTGCTAGCGAAGAGAAAAAACTATCTAAACCTATACTTATTATAATAGGTATTTTTGTCGGCATTATGGGTGTCAGCGTCGGAATCGGCGGAGGAATGCTTATAAGTCTTATATTTTTTGGATTTTTAGGATATGATATCAAAAAAGCGGTATCTATGGGGCTATTTTTTGTAGTTTTTGCAGGAGTTAGCGGATTTATAAGCCTTAGTATAAACGGACTTGTTGATTATTATCACGGATTTGCGCTTGGTATAGGAGCGCTAATTGGAGTATATTTTGGTACAAACGCATCTATAAAAATAGACAGAACAAAACAAAAACGACTAAATTTAGGATTTAATATGACACTGTTTTTGCTAACTATAAAAAAGATTTTTCTTGGCTAG
- a CDS encoding sulfite exporter TauE/SafE family protein yields the protein MILLPVFGILIGFISGFFGIGGGTVLVPIMLALGYDIKEAIGISILQMVLSATFGSFINYKSSNFILKDGFIVGLGGFVGASLSGFVVSNIQERVLEWGLLIILAISISKFFYVNTAAKPKDPPKYILFIVGFFTGVIAISMGAGGGILLTPILVGFLGMDIKKSVYISLFFVLFSSISGFVSLAFHDLINYKAGLLIAVGSLIGVYFGTKTSHKIDKQAQKWWLVALYISMFGLMVKKIFF from the coding sequence ATGATCTTACTTCCGGTATTTGGCATCCTGATAGGATTCATATCTGGATTTTTCGGGATCGGCGGCGGAACGGTTTTAGTACCTATAATGCTCGCTTTAGGATACGATATCAAAGAAGCTATAGGCATATCCATACTTCAAATGGTTTTAAGTGCTACTTTTGGTAGCTTTATAAATTATAAAAGCTCAAATTTCATTCTCAAAGACGGATTTATAGTTGGATTAGGCGGATTTGTAGGAGCTAGTTTATCCGGATTTGTAGTATCAAATATACAAGAAAGAGTTTTAGAGTGGGGATTGCTCATAATTTTAGCAATATCTATATCAAAATTTTTCTATGTAAATACAGCCGCTAAACCAAAAGACCCTCCAAAATATATCTTATTTATAGTCGGATTTTTTACAGGAGTAATCGCTATATCTATGGGAGCTGGAGGTGGAATACTTTTAACTCCTATTTTAGTAGGATTTTTAGGAATGGATATCAAAAAATCAGTATATATAAGTCTATTTTTTGTACTTTTTAGTTCTATTTCTGGTTTTGTAAGTCTTGCCTTTCATGATCTTATCAACTATAAAGCCGGACTTTTGATAGCAGTAGGATCATTGATCGGTGTATATTTTGGTACGAAAACCAGCCACAAAATAGACAAGCAAGCTCAAAAATGGTGGCTTGTAGCACTTTATATATCTATGTTTGGGTTGATGGTGAAAAAAATATTTTTTTAA